A single Arcobacter sp. FWKO B DNA region contains:
- the rplA gene encoding 50S ribosomal protein L1 → MAKNTKRYKSLLEKVDNTKEYTLVDAVALVKELKSAKFDESVEVALNLNVDPRHADQMIRGSVVLPNGTGKTVRVGVFAKGLKADEAKAAGADVVGADDLVEAIQAGNINFDILIATPDTMGLVGKVGRILGPKGLMPNPKTGTVTMDVTKAVNDAKGGQVTYRVDKKGNMHAGVGKVSFGAEALVENISAFVRAINRQKPSTAKGKYIKNVAVSLTMSPSVKVNTVELMDMR, encoded by the coding sequence ATGGCAAAAAATACAAAAAGATATAAATCTTTATTAGAAAAAGTTGATAATACAAAAGAATATACATTAGTTGATGCAGTTGCACTTGTAAAAGAGTTAAAATCAGCTAAATTTGATGAGAGTGTAGAAGTAGCACTTAATCTTAATGTAGATCCAAGACATGCTGATCAAATGATCAGAGGTTCAGTTGTACTTCCAAATGGTACAGGTAAAACTGTAAGAGTTGGTGTATTTGCTAAAGGCTTAAAAGCTGATGAAGCAAAAGCTGCTGGTGCTGATGTTGTTGGAGCTGATGATTTAGTTGAAGCTATCCAAGCTGGAAATATCAATTTTGATATATTAATAGCAACTCCAGATACAATGGGTCTAGTTGGTAAAGTTGGAAGAATCCTAGGGCCAAAAGGTCTTATGCCAAATCCAAAAACTGGTACAGTTACTATGGATGTTACTAAAGCTGTTAATGATGCTAAAGGTGGTCAAGTTACATATAGAGTTGACAAAAAAGGTAACATGCACGCAGGTGTTGGTAAAGTATCTTTTGGTGCAGAAGCATTAGTTGAAAATATATCAGCATTTGTTAGAGCTATAAATAGACAAAAACCAAGTACTGCAAAAGGTAAATATATCAAAAATGTAGCAGTATCATTAACTATGAGTCCATCAGTAAAAGTTAATACTGTAGAATTAATGGATATGAGATAA
- the rplJ gene encoding 50S ribosomal protein L10 produces the protein MTRTQKQEILSFLESEFKESNAIVVCDYRGLTHRELEDLRKMAKDSDSKVQVAKNTLVGIAIKNAGLESIELTGTNIFIWSPDQLSACKVADKFAGMKKDKFTIKSGVLEGKAANADMVNAFAKLPGREELLGMLLSVWTAPARNLATGLDNLRAKKEEEAA, from the coding sequence ATGACTAGAACACAAAAACAAGAAATTTTAAGTTTTTTAGAATCTGAGTTTAAAGAATCAAATGCTATCGTAGTATGTGATTATAGAGGTTTAACACACAGAGAACTAGAAGATTTAAGAAAAATGGCTAAAGATAGCGATTCTAAAGTTCAAGTTGCAAAAAATACATTAGTAGGAATTGCAATTAAAAATGCTGGTTTAGAAAGTATTGAGTTAACTGGTACAAATATTTTTATTTGGTCTCCTGATCAATTAAGTGCTTGTAAAGTTGCTGATAAATTCGCTGGTATGAAAAAAGATAAGTTCACTATCAAATCTGGTGTACTTGAAGGCAAAGCTGCTAATGCTGATATGGTTAATGCGTTTGCTAAATTACCAGGTAGAGAAGAACTTCTTGGAATGCTTCTTTCAGTTTGGACAGCACCTGCAAGAAATCTTGCTACAGGTCTTGATAATCTTAGAGCTAAAAAAGAAGAAGAAGCTGCATAA
- the rplL gene encoding 50S ribosomal protein L7/L12, whose product MAITKEDVLEYISNLSVLELSQLVKEFEEKFGVSAQPTVVAGGVAVAAEAAEEKTEFDVIIKDSGDKKINVIKVIRALTGLGLKEAKDAAEQTPSTIKEGISKADAEAAKKELEEAGAVVEIK is encoded by the coding sequence ATGGCAATTACTAAAGAAGATGTATTAGAATATATCTCTAACCTAAGTGTTTTAGAATTATCTCAACTTGTAAAAGAGTTTGAAGAGAAATTTGGTGTATCTGCACAACCTACAGTTGTAGCTGGTGGAGTTGCAGTTGCTGCTGAAGCTGCTGAAGAAAAAACAGAGTTTGATGTTATCATCAAAGATTCTGGTGACAAAAAAATCAATGTTATTAAAGTAATTAGAGCTTTAACTGGTCTTGGTTTAAAAGAAGCAAAAGATGCTGCTGAGCAAACTCCTTCAACAATAAAAGAAGGTATCTCTAAAGCTGACGCTGAAGCTGCTAAAAAAGAATTAGAAGAAGCTGGAGCTGTTGTAGAAATTAAGTAA
- the rpoB gene encoding DNA-directed RNA polymerase subunit beta, whose protein sequence is MLNSLNSGNRLRVDFAKNPQQIEIPNLLHLQQNSYDTFLMTDKEDRSQAGIEKVFKSIFPIHDIQNRLTLEYLGSEVGKPKYTVTECMVRGLTYSIPLRINIRLTLWDLDEKTGEKIGVKDIKEQSLFIREIPLMTDRTSFIVNGVERVVVNQLHRSPGVIFKEEESGSGANKLIYTAQIIPDRGSWLYFEYDVKDILYVRINKRRKVPVTILFRALGYSKEDIIKLFYPILNIKIKNNKFLTEFNPDDFSNGRVEFDLKDDKGNIVLQAGKRLTLRKAKALAEGGLKFVEYPVELLMDRHIATPISDPNSGEILYDALSHLDELKLKKILDLGFDSIEIANDLASGVDDSIINAFKADVESLKLLKQTEHIEDENDLSAIRIYKVMRPGEPVTKEAAKEFVRKLFFDPERYDLTKVGRMKMNHKLDVQVPEYVTVLTYEDIIKTVQYLIKVKSGQGHIDDRDHLGNRRIRAIGELLANELHAGLVKMQKAIKDKMTTLSGTLDELMPHDLVNSKMITSTVTEFFTSGQLSQFMDQTNPLSEVTHKRRLSALGEGGLVKERAGFEVRDVHPTHYGRICPVETPEGQNIGLINTLSTYAKVNELGFIEAAYKKVVDGKVTDEIVYITATQEEGLVIAPGSTKVNDDGKIVEPLVEARQDGEILLVEANKVNLIDISSQMVMGVAASLIPFLEHDDANRALMGSNMQRQAVPLLRPQAPVVGTGLEKTVARDAWEAIKAKRNGVVEKADSKNIYISGEDSQGAYIDHYEVSKNTRTNNNTSFGQRVIVKEGQVVKAGDVIADGPSMDQGELAIGINAMVAFMPWNGYNFEDAIILSEKLIKEDALTSVHIYEKDVEARELKHGNEEITRDIPGVKEESLSHLDESGIVKIGTYVKPGMILVGKVTPKGEIKPTPEERLLRAIFGEKAGHVINKSLYCPTSTEGVVVDVKVFTKKGYEKCSRAKEVYELEKSELDAKHHDKLLMLDREEMMQINTLLSTNELKSDVELGDVVLKRGEKITLEQLANINRFAMKKVVSSFDKEVIQRYNDIKDHFIKEKTILREEHEEKLKTLETDDILPSGVIKQVKVYVATKRKIKVGDKMAGRHGNKGIVSNIVPIVDMPYLEDGTSVDVILNPLGVPSRMNIGQILEVHLGLVGKKLGSQIEEILVSKRAEFINELRTKMVEIASFGKYMNAADFIKSLSDEKLLEYARDWSKGVRFATPVFEGVKQDEFEKLFELAKIDSDGKTVLFDGKTGEKMKERVNVGYMYMLKLHHLVDEKVHARSTGPYSLVTQQPVGGKALFGGQRFGEMEVWALEAYGATNVLKEMLTTKSDDIDGRSRAYKAIANGENVPASGVPETFFVLTKELKALGLDVEVFEEVEDNE, encoded by the coding sequence ATGCTAAATTCTTTAAATTCTGGAAATAGACTTAGAGTTGATTTTGCAAAAAATCCGCAACAAATAGAAATTCCAAATCTACTACATTTACAGCAAAACAGTTATGATACTTTTTTAATGACTGATAAAGAAGATCGTAGCCAAGCTGGTATTGAAAAAGTTTTTAAATCAATATTTCCTATTCATGATATTCAAAATAGATTAACACTTGAGTATTTAGGTAGCGAAGTTGGTAAACCTAAATATACTGTTACAGAGTGTATGGTAAGAGGACTAACATACTCAATTCCTCTAAGAATAAATATTAGGCTAACTCTTTGGGACTTAGATGAAAAAACTGGAGAGAAAATAGGTGTAAAAGATATTAAAGAGCAATCTTTATTTATCAGAGAAATTCCATTAATGACTGATAGAACATCATTTATTGTTAATGGTGTTGAAAGGGTTGTTGTAAATCAATTACATAGAAGTCCAGGGGTAATTTTTAAAGAAGAAGAATCTGGTTCTGGTGCAAACAAACTGATTTATACTGCACAAATTATTCCAGACCGTGGTTCATGGTTGTATTTTGAATATGATGTAAAAGATATTTTATATGTTAGAATCAACAAAAGAAGAAAAGTTCCTGTAACTATACTATTTAGAGCATTGGGTTATTCTAAAGAAGATATTATCAAACTATTTTATCCAATTTTAAATATAAAAATTAAAAATAATAAATTCTTAACAGAATTTAATCCTGATGATTTTAGTAATGGTAGAGTTGAATTTGATTTAAAAGATGACAAGGGCAATATAGTATTACAAGCTGGAAAAAGGTTAACTCTAAGAAAAGCAAAAGCTTTAGCTGAGGGTGGATTGAAATTTGTTGAGTATCCAGTAGAGTTATTAATGGATAGACATATTGCTACACCAATATCAGATCCAAATAGTGGTGAGATATTATATGATGCACTATCTCATCTTGATGAACTTAAATTGAAAAAAATATTAGATTTAGGCTTTGATTCTATTGAAATAGCAAATGACTTGGCAAGTGGTGTTGATGATTCTATCATTAATGCATTTAAAGCTGATGTTGAAAGTTTAAAACTATTAAAACAAACTGAGCATATTGAAGATGAAAATGATTTATCTGCAATTAGAATTTATAAAGTTATGAGACCAGGTGAGCCTGTAACTAAAGAAGCTGCTAAAGAATTTGTTAGAAAACTATTTTTTGATCCAGAAAGATATGATTTAACAAAAGTTGGTAGAATGAAAATGAATCATAAGTTAGATGTTCAAGTTCCTGAATATGTAACAGTTTTAACTTATGAAGATATCATCAAAACAGTACAGTACCTAATCAAAGTAAAAAGTGGTCAAGGACATATAGATGATAGAGATCACTTAGGAAATAGAAGAATTAGAGCTATTGGTGAGTTATTAGCAAATGAGCTACATGCTGGTCTTGTTAAAATGCAAAAAGCAATTAAAGATAAAATGACTACATTAAGTGGTACACTTGATGAGTTAATGCCTCATGATTTAGTAAATTCAAAAATGATAACATCAACTGTAACTGAGTTTTTTACAAGTGGTCAGTTGTCACAATTTATGGATCAAACAAATCCTCTATCAGAAGTTACTCATAAAAGAAGACTTTCTGCTCTAGGAGAAGGTGGTCTAGTAAAAGAAAGAGCTGGATTTGAAGTAAGGGATGTTCACCCAACTCACTATGGTAGAATTTGTCCAGTTGAAACTCCAGAGGGACAAAACATTGGTCTTATCAATACATTATCTACTTATGCAAAAGTAAATGAACTTGGTTTCATAGAAGCAGCTTATAAAAAAGTAGTTGATGGCAAAGTAACTGATGAAATCGTGTATATTACTGCAACTCAAGAAGAGGGTCTTGTAATTGCTCCTGGAAGTACAAAAGTTAATGATGATGGAAAAATTGTTGAGCCTCTTGTAGAAGCAAGACAAGATGGGGAGATTTTATTAGTTGAAGCTAATAAAGTTAATCTAATAGATATTTCATCACAAATGGTTATGGGTGTTGCTGCATCTTTAATTCCATTCTTAGAGCACGATGATGCAAATAGAGCTTTGATGGGTTCAAACATGCAAAGACAAGCTGTTCCATTGCTTCGTCCTCAAGCTCCTGTTGTAGGAACAGGTTTAGAAAAAACAGTTGCTAGAGATGCATGGGAAGCTATTAAAGCAAAAAGAAATGGTGTAGTTGAAAAGGCTGATTCTAAAAATATATATATTAGCGGAGAAGATTCTCAAGGTGCATATATTGATCACTATGAAGTAAGTAAAAATACAAGAACAAATAATAATACTTCTTTTGGTCAAAGAGTTATAGTAAAAGAAGGGCAAGTTGTTAAAGCTGGAGATGTTATAGCTGATGGTCCTTCTATGGATCAAGGTGAACTTGCGATTGGTATCAATGCAATGGTTGCGTTTATGCCTTGGAATGGTTATAACTTCGAGGATGCTATTATTTTAAGTGAAAAACTTATCAAAGAAGATGCACTTACTTCAGTACATATTTATGAAAAAGATGTAGAAGCAAGAGAATTAAAGCATGGAAATGAAGAGATTACTAGAGATATCCCTGGTGTTAAAGAGGAGTCTTTAAGTCACTTGGATGAAAGTGGTATTGTAAAAATTGGTACATATGTAAAGCCAGGTATGATTCTTGTAGGTAAAGTTACACCTAAAGGTGAAATCAAACCAACTCCTGAAGAAAGACTTTTGAGAGCAATTTTTGGAGAAAAAGCTGGACATGTTATCAATAAATCACTATATTGCCCAACATCTACTGAAGGTGTAGTTGTAGATGTTAAAGTATTTACAAAAAAAGGGTATGAGAAATGTTCTCGTGCAAAAGAAGTATATGAATTAGAAAAATCTGAGCTTGATGCTAAACATCATGATAAATTATTGATGTTAGATAGAGAAGAGATGATGCAAATTAATACACTTTTATCAACGAATGAACTAAAAAGTGATGTTGAATTAGGAGATGTTGTTCTAAAAAGAGGAGAGAAAATAACTCTTGAACAACTTGCAAATATCAATAGATTTGCAATGAAAAAAGTTGTATCATCATTTGATAAAGAAGTTATACAAAGATATAATGATATTAAAGATCACTTTATTAAAGAAAAAACAATTTTAAGAGAAGAGCACGAAGAAAAATTAAAAACACTTGAAACTGATGATATTTTACCAAGTGGTGTTATTAAACAAGTAAAAGTTTATGTTGCAACTAAGAGAAAAATCAAAGTTGGTGATAAAATGGCTGGGCGTCACGGAAATAAAGGTATCGTATCAAATATTGTTCCAATAGTAGATATGCCATATCTTGAAGATGGTACAAGTGTAGATGTTATTTTAAATCCACTAGGGGTTCCTTCTAGGATGAATATTGGACAAATTCTTGAAGTTCACTTGGGACTTGTTGGTAAAAAACTTGGAAGTCAAATTGAAGAGATTTTAGTATCAAAAAGAGCAGAGTTTATTAATGAACTTAGAACTAAAATGGTAGAAATTGCTTCATTTGGAAAATATATGAATGCAGCAGATTTCATAAAAAGTTTAAGTGATGAAAAACTACTTGAATATGCTAGAGATTGGTCAAAAGGTGTTAGATTTGCAACTCCAGTATTTGAGGGTGTTAAACAAGATGAATTCGAAAAATTATTTGAATTAGCAAAAATTGATAGTGATGGTAAAACAGTTTTATTTGATGGTAAAACTGGTGAAAAAATGAAAGAAAGAGTAAATGTTGGTTATATGTATATGCTAAAACTACATCACTTAGTTGATGAGAAAGTTCACGCAAGAAGTACTGGACCATACTCTCTAGTAACTCAACAGCCAGTTGGTGGTAAAGCGCTATTTGGTGGACAAAGATTTGGAGAGATGGAG